The Chryseobacterium sp. LJ668 genome segment ATATTTTAAATAATACCAATTACAGTTTGATGGTTAAAGTGAAGGATGCAAAATGTGGTAACACGTTACAATTCTTTACATTTGTGATCAGCAATGCAATTACTCCGAACAGTGACGGTGTAAATGACTTTATAGATTTTACGGGGATCAGTAATTACAAAAATTTTGCAGCTTCTATTTTCGACAGATACGGGGCACTTTTGTTCAGAGCAGATAAATCGAGTGTTATATGGGATGGCTCATTAAAAGGGATCAACCTTCCTACTGCTACCTATTGGTATCAGGTACAATGGGAAAATCCTGCAAGCAAAAAGCTCGAATTAAAATCGGGTTGGATTTTACTTAAAAACAGAAACTAAATAAAAAAGTCTCCAATTTTGGAGACTTTTTTTATATTAAAAATTTGACATATTTATATTATTTATGTAAAAAAAAACTAAATTTGTTGAAACAAAATTATTATGAAGAGATATCTACTGTTGTTTTCATTATTTCTAGCTTCTACAAGTGTTTATTCACAAACACTACAAACCAGGACACCACAAAAAGAAAAAATTTCAGCCGAATCAAAAAAGGCAGGTGTCTTTATTGATGTTAATACACCCACATATCCCGAATCTGCTTTTTCACCATTACAATTGGTGAAAGATGTTTTGATTTCATCAGGAACTAATACTTGTGTAACACCCACTGTTTCTAATGTTGTCGTTACTCCCAATCAAGCGGTAACATTTGCAGATAGAGCGTGGGGATATTTTCACAGAGGGACTACAAATTTCCCTTTCAAAGATGGAATCGTTTTGTCTTCAGGATTTGCCAGAAAGGCAGGAAATAGCGCAGAAGCATTTACTTTAAGTGATAGTAATACGGGTGGAAGTGATCCCGATTTGGCTACTGCAATCGGTGCATCTGGAGTACTTACTAATGCTGCAATTTTAGAATTTGATTTTACACCTACTACTTCTCAGATAAAATTTAACTATTTATTGGCATCAGAAGAGTATACCGGTTCATTTCCCTGCAGTTATGCAGATGGTTTTGCATTGCTTTTACGTCCTTCATCGGGCGGGCCTTATGTAAATATGGCTGTTTTACCTGCAGGAGCTGGCCCTGTAAGTGTTACAAATATACATCCTGCGATCGCTGGAAGTTGTGGAGCCGTTAATCCAACATATTTTGCAGGTTATAACACAGGAAATATTGAAACAAATTTTTATGGGAGAACCATTCCTCTTGAGGCAACGGCAACAGTAGTTCCTGGTCAGTCTTATCATTTCAAGATGGTAGTAGCAGATTTTGGTCCTGGTGGAGCCGATTCTTCTTATGATACCGCTGTATTTTTAGAAGGTGGCTCATTCAACATTGGGGTAGAATTGTTAGATCCATCAGGTGGTACGCTTCCTGCTGAAATTAATGTATGTGATAACGTTCCACAAGTAATCACGTCTTCAGTAAGTGATCCTAATTTGCTTTATCAATGGTTTTTTAACGGAAACCCGATTCCTGGAGCAACTACAAATGTAATTACAGCTGTGCAGCCCGGAAATTATACCATTGAAGTAAGTGTGCCGGGAAATCCTTGTCCAGGGACAGCAACAATAAAAATTAATGGCGGTACGACACCTGTAGCACAAGATGCTACATTCCGTTTATGCAGTACACCGGATATTACTACGTTTGATTTGAATAACGCAAAGCCACTAATCAGTCCGACAACAACTGCAACTTTCAGATTTTATGTAAATCAGGCAGATGCGATAGCTCAAAACGGTAATTTTATTCAGAATGTTGCCAATTATAACGGAACGAACGGACAGATTTTGTATGTTGTAGTTTCTGACGGTGGTTTCTGTAGTAAAACTGTTAAATTGACTCTTACAAGAGAAGTAACTCCTATTGCGGGTATTACCTCTTCAAAAATAAGAGTTTGCCCGGGCGAATCTGTAACGCTTACTGCATCTGGAGGTGTAACTTATCTATGGGATAATTTTTCGGGATCTGGAAATACGCAAACAGTAACTGTAAATCAAACAACAACCTTCACAGTGTATGCTATTGGAGCATTAGGATGTAAATCTTTATTGCCGGCTAAAATCACAGTTGAGGTAGTTCCGGCTATAACTTCTCCATTGCTTGATGTAGAAATGTGTATCGGTGATAAAATTACGCTTGATGCAGGTGGTACAGGTACCAATTATACCTATCTGTGGAACACAGGAGCTACAACTCAGACAATTGTAGCAACCCAATTGGGTATTTACACAGTTGTGATTGATAATGGTTTTTGTCAGAAGCTTTTTACAGTGAAAGTTCTTGGCGCATCCTCACCATTCTTTACGAATCTTAGCTATGAAAACAATACGTTAACAGCTACTGCAACCAATCCTTCTATCAATAATATCTTCGGAACTCTGGAATATTCTATTGACGGAACAAACTGGCAGGAATCTAATATCTTCACCAATTTGCTGGATAATACAACATACAATGTTCAGGTGAGAATCAAAGGAACAACGTGTATCGGAGGTGTTGAATTCTTTACCCTTCAGATCAACAATATCATTACGCCGAATCAGGATGGTGTGAATGATGTATTGGATCTTTCGGGCTTAAGAGATTTTAATAATTTCACAGGATCAATCTATGACAGATATGGTGTAGAAATGTTTAAATTCTCAAAAGAAAAGCCAATCTGGGATGGAACTGTAGGAGGTAAGAGATTGCCCACTGCAACTTACTGGTACAAATTTAACTTCGAGTACAAGAAGTCTAAAGTACAAATGAACAGATCTGGTTGGATTATGTTGAAGAATAGAGAATAATCTTAGATTTATAAAATAAAAAGCCTTTCAAAATCTGAAAGGCTTTTTTATTTAAAGTAAATGGAAGAAGTACAAGTTACATATTTTCTTTCCAGAGTTGAGTGAATGCTATGAAATCTTGAACGCTAAGTTCTTCAGCTCTTTTATCTAAAAATTCGTGGGTTTTTAAAGCTTCTGGTATATTGAGAACTTTCCATGAGTTGGAGAGTTTTTTTCTCCTCTGACCAAACCCGGCTTTCACAATTTGTTTAAAAAGCACTTCATTTCCAGCCAAGCCTTCTTTTGGGTTTCTGGTCAATCTGATAACACCTGATTTTACTTTTGGCGGCGGATTAAACACATTTTCATGAACGGTAAAAAGATAAGTTACATCATAATATGCCTGTACCAATACGGAAAGAATTCCGTAATCTTTGGTTCTTGGTACTGCAGCAGTTCTTTCGGCAACTTCTTTCTGAAACATACCTACCATTTCCGGAACGAGCTGATAATAATCAATAATTTTAAACAAAATCTGTGACGATATATTGTAAGGAAAATTCCCGATAATCGCAATTTGCTCACCATTGATAAAATTAAAATCCTGTTTCAGAAAGTCTCCCACGAAGGTTTCTTCGGTAGCTTTTGTATAGTTTTTTTTAAGATAATCGATAGATTCAGTATCTATTTCTGCCAGATATACGGTCTGTTCTTTTTCCAGAAGATA includes the following:
- a CDS encoding choice-of-anchor L domain-containing protein, coding for MKRYLLLFSLFLASTSVYSQTLQTRTPQKEKISAESKKAGVFIDVNTPTYPESAFSPLQLVKDVLISSGTNTCVTPTVSNVVVTPNQAVTFADRAWGYFHRGTTNFPFKDGIVLSSGFARKAGNSAEAFTLSDSNTGGSDPDLATAIGASGVLTNAAILEFDFTPTTSQIKFNYLLASEEYTGSFPCSYADGFALLLRPSSGGPYVNMAVLPAGAGPVSVTNIHPAIAGSCGAVNPTYFAGYNTGNIETNFYGRTIPLEATATVVPGQSYHFKMVVADFGPGGADSSYDTAVFLEGGSFNIGVELLDPSGGTLPAEINVCDNVPQVITSSVSDPNLLYQWFFNGNPIPGATTNVITAVQPGNYTIEVSVPGNPCPGTATIKINGGTTPVAQDATFRLCSTPDITTFDLNNAKPLISPTTTATFRFYVNQADAIAQNGNFIQNVANYNGTNGQILYVVVSDGGFCSKTVKLTLTREVTPIAGITSSKIRVCPGESVTLTASGGVTYLWDNFSGSGNTQTVTVNQTTTFTVYAIGALGCKSLLPAKITVEVVPAITSPLLDVEMCIGDKITLDAGGTGTNYTYLWNTGATTQTIVATQLGIYTVVIDNGFCQKLFTVKVLGASSPFFTNLSYENNTLTATATNPSINNIFGTLEYSIDGTNWQESNIFTNLLDNTTYNVQVRIKGTTCIGGVEFFTLQINNIITPNQDGVNDVLDLSGLRDFNNFTGSIYDRYGVEMFKFSKEKPIWDGTVGGKRLPTATYWYKFNFEYKKSKVQMNRSGWIMLKNRE
- the rsmA gene encoding 16S rRNA (adenine(1518)-N(6)/adenine(1519)-N(6))-dimethyltransferase RsmA, with protein sequence MSVRAKKHLGQHFLTDENIAKNIVEGLSYENYNNIMEVGPGMGVLTKYLLEKEQTVYLAEIDTESIDYLKKNYTKATEETFVGDFLKQDFNFINGEQIAIIGNFPYNISSQILFKIIDYYQLVPEMVGMFQKEVAERTAAVPRTKDYGILSVLVQAYYDVTYLFTVHENVFNPPPKVKSGVIRLTRNPKEGLAGNEVLFKQIVKAGFGQRRKKLSNSWKVLNIPEALKTHEFLDKRAEELSVQDFIAFTQLWKENM